One stretch of Thalassovita sp. DNA includes these proteins:
- the fdhD gene encoding formate dehydrogenase accessory sulfurtransferase FdhD — translation MRAAVDKPGLTAGPLGLSDQTTALAEEMPIALVYNGTTLAVMMGSPADLIDFALGFSLTEGLVDSAAELGEVEVIRHTQGVELQMWLPEDRAAAMAKRRRALAGPVGCGLCGVESLEQAMRALPRVTADLRLRRQDIHLATTTMRQQQPLHDETHAAHAAGFYRPGDGLILVREDVGRHNALDKLAGALALAGIDASTGAVTVTSRLSSEMIQKTAQIGAPVLIAVSAPTALGVDLADRAGLTLVTRARGARFDVFTHTHRIHSGEPQ, via the coding sequence ATGCGGGCGGCGGTTGATAAACCGGGCCTGACGGCCGGGCCCTTGGGCCTCAGCGACCAGACCACCGCGCTGGCCGAGGAGATGCCGATTGCGCTGGTCTACAATGGCACCACGCTGGCGGTGATGATGGGCTCGCCTGCGGACCTGATCGACTTTGCCCTTGGGTTCTCCCTGACCGAAGGGCTGGTCGACAGCGCAGCCGAGCTGGGTGAGGTCGAGGTGATCCGCCACACCCAGGGCGTGGAGCTGCAGATGTGGCTGCCTGAGGACCGCGCTGCCGCAATGGCCAAACGCCGCCGCGCGCTGGCCGGCCCTGTCGGCTGCGGCCTTTGCGGGGTGGAAAGCTTGGAACAGGCGATGCGCGCCCTGCCGCGTGTCACCGCCGACCTGCGGCTGCGCCGTCAGGACATCCATCTGGCCACCACAACCATGCGCCAGCAACAGCCGCTGCATGACGAAACCCATGCCGCCCACGCGGCCGGCTTCTACCGCCCCGGCGACGGGCTGATCCTCGTGCGCGAGGATGTTGGCCGCCACAATGCGCTGGACAAACTGGCAGGCGCCCTGGCCCTTGCCGGGATCGATGCCAGCACTGGCGCCGTCACCGTCACCAGCCGCCTGTCGTCTGAGATGATCCAGAAAACCGCCCAGATCGGCGCGCCGGTGCTGATCGCGGTCTCCGCCCCCACCGCCTTGGGGGTCGATCTGGCCGATCGGGCCGGGCTCACCCTGGTGACCCGTGCGCGGGGCGCCCGCTTTGACGTCTTCACCCACACCCACCGCATCCACAGCGGAGAGCCGCAATGA
- a CDS encoding formate dehydrogenase subunit delta: MKPEKLIYMANQIATFFESKKEAEGIEGVAAHISDFWEPRMRDQLSEIIAAGGQGLKPLVLKAAPQIRKPVEID, translated from the coding sequence ATGAAACCGGAAAAACTGATCTATATGGCGAACCAGATCGCCACCTTTTTCGAAAGCAAAAAAGAAGCGGAAGGCATCGAAGGTGTCGCCGCCCATATCAGTGACTTCTGGGAGCCACGGATGCGCGACCAGCTGTCCGAGATTATCGCCGCCGGCGGCCAAGGGCTGAAGCCGCTGGTGCTGAAAGCTGCGCCACAGATCCGCAAACCGGTTGAGATCGACTGA
- a CDS encoding GFA family protein, with product MAKGECNCGAVRFEITSEIRDVYMCHCSICRRMTGGAGVPVVVVPNEDFRWLSGQDNIATWKKPDVDWQGWFCRTCGSPLPGDNDPARTYVPVGVLTEGTEALEVKHHIWVGSKAHWDVIGDAGKQHPEAFGTG from the coding sequence ATGGCCAAAGGGGAATGCAATTGCGGCGCGGTCCGGTTTGAGATCACGTCCGAGATCCGCGATGTCTACATGTGCCACTGTTCCATCTGCCGCCGCATGACCGGTGGCGCAGGGGTGCCGGTGGTGGTGGTGCCCAATGAGGACTTCCGCTGGCTGTCTGGACAAGACAACATCGCCACCTGGAAAAAACCTGACGTCGATTGGCAGGGCTGGTTCTGCCGCACCTGCGGCTCCCCTCTGCCGGGCGACAATGACCCGGCGCGCACCTATGTGCCTGTGGGCGTTTTGACCGAAGGGACTGAAGCGCTGGAGGTGAAACACCACATCTGGGTTGGCTCTAAGGCGCATTGGGATGTGATTGGGGACGCGGGTAAACAACACCCCGAGGCCTTTGGCACAGGCTGA
- the hemF gene encoding oxygen-dependent coproporphyrinogen oxidase, translating into MSEEFAQEKQRASQWFRQLRDEIVAAFEALEDSQTTGPLADQPAGRFEVTETKRASADGSDAGGGLMSVMRGGRVFEKVGVNISTVYGELGERAQNAMAARKGIPGMKEDPRFWASGISLVAHMQNPHTPAVHMNTRMFWTPHAWWFGGGSDLNPCIEYDEDTAHFHGVQKEFCDKHDTAFYPRLKAWADEYFFVPHRGRARGVGGIFLDDHNSGDWEADFAFIQDVGRAFLPAFLPVTEKRRDTVWNEADKDQQLQHRGLYAEYNLVYDRGTKFGLETGHDANAVLMSLPPMAKWV; encoded by the coding sequence ATGTCGGAAGAGTTTGCACAGGAAAAACAACGCGCCAGCCAGTGGTTCCGCCAGCTGCGTGATGAGATTGTTGCCGCCTTTGAGGCGCTGGAGGACAGCCAGACCACCGGCCCCTTGGCGGATCAACCTGCCGGACGCTTTGAGGTGACAGAGACCAAACGCGCCTCGGCAGATGGCTCGGACGCAGGCGGCGGCCTGATGAGTGTGATGCGCGGCGGCCGGGTGTTCGAAAAGGTGGGGGTCAACATCTCCACCGTCTATGGTGAGTTGGGCGAACGGGCCCAAAACGCCATGGCGGCCCGCAAAGGCATCCCCGGCATGAAAGAAGATCCGCGCTTCTGGGCCTCGGGCATTTCGCTGGTGGCCCATATGCAGAACCCACATACACCTGCGGTGCATATGAACACGCGCATGTTCTGGACGCCGCATGCCTGGTGGTTCGGCGGTGGATCGGACCTGAACCCCTGCATCGAATATGATGAGGACACCGCGCATTTCCACGGCGTGCAGAAAGAGTTTTGCGACAAGCACGACACCGCATTCTATCCGCGCTTGAAGGCATGGGCGGATGAGTATTTCTTTGTGCCGCACCGCGGTCGTGCCCGTGGGGTTGGCGGCATCTTTCTGGATGACCATAACTCAGGCGACTGGGAGGCGGATTTTGCCTTCATTCAGGACGTTGGCCGCGCCTTCCTGCCGGCCTTCCTGCCGGTGACCGAGAAACGCCGTGATACGGTCTGGAATGAAGCGGACAAAGACCAACAGCTGCAGCATCGTGGCCTCTATGCGGAATATAACCTCGTCTATGACCGTGGCACCAAATTTGGTCTGGAAACCGGCCATGACGCCAATGCGGTCCTGATGAGCCTGCCGCCGATGGCGAAATGGGTGTGA
- a CDS encoding SDR family NAD(P)-dependent oxidoreductase: MSFAISGKTAIVTGGANGIGLAIGRHFLDKGANVIFADMDEENLIRELGPNEEGNPHRYFAGDLREKLTLANLLSATLDAFDSVDILVNASRQIIAADPLNGDDAMEIMLQQNLLTALKLSQLVAKRMIKQGAEEDEGILGTIVNISCIASRRTSPDLLAYSVSTAALDQMTRSLAVALAPNRIRVNGLAFGSVMSNSLKETLREHGEFRDEIEARTPLGRIAAPTELAEAAQFLASDASGFMTGQIMTVDGGRTLMDPVTAPAH, translated from the coding sequence ATGTCATTTGCGATTTCCGGCAAAACTGCCATCGTCACTGGTGGCGCTAACGGCATCGGTTTGGCCATTGGCCGCCATTTCCTCGACAAAGGCGCCAATGTGATCTTCGCCGATATGGACGAAGAAAACCTGATCCGTGAGTTGGGCCCGAATGAGGAAGGCAACCCGCACCGCTATTTTGCCGGCGATCTGCGTGAGAAGCTGACCTTGGCGAACCTGCTCTCGGCCACGCTGGACGCTTTTGACAGTGTCGACATTCTGGTCAACGCCTCACGTCAGATCATCGCTGCCGACCCGCTGAACGGGGATGACGCGATGGAGATCATGCTGCAGCAGAACCTGCTCACCGCGCTGAAACTGTCGCAGCTGGTGGCCAAACGCATGATCAAACAGGGCGCGGAGGAGGATGAGGGCATCCTTGGCACCATCGTCAACATCTCCTGCATCGCCTCACGCCGCACCTCGCCGGACCTGTTGGCCTATTCGGTCAGCACGGCCGCTTTGGATCAGATGACCCGCTCCCTGGCTGTGGCCCTTGCGCCCAACCGGATCCGGGTGAACGGCCTGGCCTTTGGGTCGGTCATGTCGAACAGCCTGAAAGAGACCCTGCGCGAACACGGTGAGTTCCGCGACGAGATTGAGGCGCGCACCCCGCTGGGCCGGATCGCCGCCCCCACCGAACTGGCCGAAGCGGCGCAGTTCCTGGCTTCGGACGCCTCGGGCTTTATGACCGGCCAGATCATGACCGTCGACGGCGGCCGCACCCTGATGGACCCGGTCACCGCACCGGCGCATTAA
- a CDS encoding methyltransferase produces the protein MSHPRLSLALDGGGLDISSGRIVVFGARSDLDLRDLPKERCQLITGYKPDVDMLSAQGWEVATGADGSFDTAIVFLPRAKKLAKAMIAGAVGLGVATVVVDGQKTEGVDSLLKEMRKRGEVANVLSKAHGKLFWATGLGAADLADWQAPAKQEIEEGFVTAPGVFSADGIDPASRLLVDVLPQKLGKHLADLGAGWGYLSRNLLTRDSVKTLSLVESDHASLTCAKANLSDDRAAFHWADATKWRSDRLLDGVIMNPPFHTGRAAEPQLGQAFIANAARNLAQSGQLWLVANRQLPYETSLAEFFLDVKEIGGDNRFKVLHAARRRRSGR, from the coding sequence ATGAGCCACCCGCGTTTATCCCTCGCCCTTGATGGCGGTGGGCTGGATATTTCGTCTGGCCGCATCGTAGTGTTTGGCGCCCGCAGTGATCTGGATCTGCGCGATCTGCCGAAAGAGCGCTGCCAGTTGATCACCGGTTATAAACCGGATGTGGATATGCTGAGCGCGCAGGGCTGGGAGGTGGCGACAGGGGCCGATGGATCCTTTGACACCGCAATTGTCTTTCTGCCCCGCGCCAAGAAACTGGCCAAAGCAATGATTGCCGGGGCGGTAGGTCTGGGCGTGGCCACTGTGGTGGTGGATGGTCAGAAAACCGAAGGCGTCGACTCACTCCTGAAAGAGATGCGCAAGCGCGGTGAGGTGGCCAATGTCCTGTCGAAGGCCCATGGCAAACTGTTCTGGGCCACCGGGCTGGGTGCCGCAGATCTGGCGGATTGGCAGGCCCCCGCAAAACAGGAAATCGAAGAGGGGTTTGTGACCGCGCCAGGGGTGTTTTCCGCTGACGGTATCGATCCCGCCTCCCGCCTTTTGGTGGATGTGCTGCCGCAGAAGCTGGGCAAACACCTGGCCGATCTGGGCGCTGGCTGGGGCTACCTGTCGCGCAATCTGTTGACCCGGGACAGCGTCAAAACGCTCTCTTTGGTAGAATCAGACCATGCGAGTCTGACCTGCGCCAAGGCCAATCTAAGCGATGATCGCGCCGCATTTCACTGGGCAGATGCCACCAAATGGCGCTCAGACCGGCTGTTGGATGGGGTCATCATGAACCCACCGTTTCACACCGGCCGCGCGGCAGAACCCCAATTAGGTCAAGCATTTATCGCAAATGCTGCGCGAAATCTTGCGCAGTCCGGCCAGCTGTGGCTGGTGGCAAACCGCCAATTGCCTTATGAAACATCTCTTGCCGAGTTCTTCTTAGATGTTAAAGAAATTGGCGGAGATAATCGGTTCAAGGTTCTTCACGCTGCGCGGCGCCGCCGCTCGGGTCGTTAA
- the clpS gene encoding ATP-dependent Clp protease adapter ClpS, whose amino-acid sequence MTSDNDDDFGGDSSVALQTKPKTKRPPLYKVMLLNDDYTPMEFVVHILERFFGMTHSQAFEIMLTVHKKGVAVVGVFSHEIAETKVTQVMDFARRHQHPLQCTMEKE is encoded by the coding sequence ATGACATCCGACAATGATGATGACTTCGGCGGCGACAGCTCTGTCGCTCTGCAGACCAAGCCGAAGACCAAGCGCCCGCCACTCTACAAGGTGATGTTGCTCAATGATGACTACACTCCGATGGAGTTTGTGGTGCACATCCTTGAGCGCTTCTTTGGCATGACCCACAGTCAGGCGTTTGAGATCATGCTGACCGTGCATAAGAAAGGCGTCGCCGTTGTGGGCGTCTTCAGCCACGAGATTGCAGAAACCAAGGTGACGCAGGTGATGGATTTTGCGCGTCGCCATCAGCATCCGCTGCAATGCACCATGGAAAAGGAGTGA
- a CDS encoding HAD family hydrolase has product MAQKLTTIGFDADDTLWHNERFFRITQERFADLLRDHADPDHLSDRLLAAERRNLGHYGFGVKGFVLSMIETALEVTENRVPGAVLRELIDAGQEMLQHPIELLPHAQEAVEAITDSHRVLLITKGDLIDQERKLAQSGLGDLFDGVEIVSDKTPEVYARIFADHGDGAVRGLMAGNSMKSDVVPMVDAGGWGVYVPHGEVWEFEKAPAPETAPKYEALDHLGQLVSLIDRIEQG; this is encoded by the coding sequence TTGGCACAGAAACTCACAACAATTGGTTTCGACGCCGATGACACGCTTTGGCATAACGAAAGGTTCTTTCGGATCACGCAGGAGCGATTCGCCGATTTGCTGCGCGATCATGCCGACCCTGATCACCTGAGTGACCGGCTGCTGGCGGCTGAGCGGCGCAATCTGGGGCACTATGGGTTCGGCGTGAAAGGCTTTGTGCTGTCGATGATCGAAACAGCCCTTGAGGTCACCGAAAACCGGGTGCCAGGTGCTGTCCTGCGTGAGTTAATCGATGCCGGGCAGGAGATGTTGCAGCACCCGATTGAGCTGTTGCCGCACGCACAAGAGGCGGTGGAGGCCATTACCGACAGCCACCGCGTTTTGCTGATCACCAAGGGCGATCTGATCGATCAGGAGCGCAAGCTGGCGCAATCAGGCCTAGGCGATCTGTTTGATGGGGTGGAGATTGTCAGTGACAAAACCCCTGAGGTCTACGCCCGGATCTTTGCCGATCATGGCGACGGTGCGGTGCGGGGGCTGATGGCGGGCAATTCGATGAAGTCCGATGTTGTGCCGATGGTCGATGCTGGCGGTTGGGGGGTTTACGTGCCCCATGGGGAGGTATGGGAGTTCGAAAAAGCCCCGGCGCCCGAAACAGCGCCCAAATATGAGGCATTGGACCATCTGGGGCAGCTTGTTTCGCTAATCGATCGGATCGAACAGGGCTAA
- a CDS encoding XRE family transcriptional regulator: protein MDSLLAQHLTRLRAEAGWSLDQLAQETGVSRATLARVEKAQVSPTTDTLAKLCRAYGTSMSRLLALVEDQAPAVIPADDRKSWQDGDTGFTRSVISPPGADLAGEWLDCHLPAGQCISYDAPPRAGLEHHLLLLSGQLTVSVEGTAHSLSPGDCLRYRLYGATRFETGASAAHYHLFLL from the coding sequence ATGGACAGCTTGCTCGCCCAACATTTAACCCGCCTCAGGGCCGAGGCCGGATGGTCGCTGGACCAATTGGCGCAGGAAACCGGGGTCAGCCGGGCCACATTGGCGCGGGTGGAAAAGGCACAGGTCAGCCCGACAACAGACACCCTGGCCAAGCTGTGCCGCGCTTACGGCACCTCAATGTCGCGCTTGCTGGCGCTGGTCGAAGATCAGGCCCCGGCGGTGATCCCCGCCGATGATCGCAAGTCTTGGCAGGATGGCGACACAGGATTCACGCGCAGTGTCATCTCCCCCCCCGGTGCGGATCTGGCGGGGGAATGGCTGGACTGCCATCTGCCAGCGGGGCAGTGCATCAGCTATGACGCGCCACCACGGGCCGGACTGGAACATCATCTGCTGTTGCTCAGCGGTCAGCTGACGGTGAGCGTTGAAGGCACGGCGCATAGCCTCAGCCCCGGCGATTGCCTGCGCTACCGGCTTTATGGCGCGACCCGGTTTGAGACAGGCGCGAGCGCCGCCCATTATCACCTTTTTCTGCTGTGA
- a CDS encoding GNAT family N-acetyltransferase, whose product MITEWSAHDMALRLDDLAEILHACVTDGASVGFILPHTQAEAKTFWQGLLAEVEGGVRRLYVALDQGQPAGVVTLITAMPGNQPHRGEVSKLLVHPGHRRKGLARQLMQHLEAEARRLGKGLLTLDTRTGDAAEPLYSALGFQTAGVIPGYCLDVHAERYDSTTYMFKRLD is encoded by the coding sequence ATGATCACTGAATGGAGCGCCCATGACATGGCGCTGCGGCTGGACGATCTGGCCGAAATTCTACACGCCTGCGTGACCGATGGCGCCAGCGTCGGCTTTATTCTGCCCCATACCCAGGCGGAGGCGAAAACCTTCTGGCAGGGGCTGCTGGCAGAGGTCGAGGGCGGTGTGCGGCGTCTGTACGTAGCGCTGGATCAGGGCCAGCCCGCCGGGGTGGTGACACTGATCACGGCAATGCCCGGCAACCAGCCGCACCGTGGTGAAGTCTCCAAACTGCTGGTGCATCCCGGACACCGCCGCAAGGGGCTGGCCCGGCAACTAATGCAACATCTTGAGGCGGAGGCCCGCCGGCTTGGCAAGGGGCTGCTGACGCTGGACACCCGCACGGGCGACGCGGCGGAGCCGCTGTACAGCGCGCTGGGATTTCAGACCGCTGGGGTCATTCCCGGCTACTGTCTGGATGTACATGCAGAACGTTACGATTCGACCACTTACATGTTCAAACGGCTGGATTAG
- a CDS encoding D-alanyl-D-alanine carboxypeptidase family protein yields the protein MLILSFLCIFAALPQGAQAAPYAAMVIDARDGRVIHTRNADTRLHPASLTKMMTLYIAFEAVENGEISLDTKVRISSKAAAEPPSKLGLVAGQRIKLRYLIRAAAVKSANDAATAIGEAISGSEAAFARRMNRTAKALGMSRTTFKNAHGLTEKGHMSTARDMTTLGRHIFYDYPDYYNLFSRRSTHAGIKTVNNTNRRLLANYRGADGIKTGYTRAAGFNLVASAERGSERIIATVFGGRSTATRNARVAELLDMGFQKSKTRVAVRKPARPVYSAEPGTGKIIRTVTTVKRSLRPVARPGSGTGSGSEKAKDPVLLALGDEINKAVAEANSTKRPKARMEAKDVVLASTDPTASLAAAVEETETTDDGQEVVSRLSTSGGNHWGINVGRFPSRYAAERMLLKTALTEMSTLDGSLRKVVKRKSGFDAQFMGMPREKADLACRRLQARQVTCFMVGPG from the coding sequence ATGCTGATTCTCTCCTTCCTTTGCATCTTCGCAGCCCTTCCGCAGGGTGCGCAGGCTGCACCCTATGCGGCGATGGTGATCGATGCCCGTGACGGGCGGGTGATCCACACGCGCAACGCCGATACCCGGCTGCATCCGGCCTCACTGACCAAAATGATGACGCTCTACATCGCCTTTGAGGCGGTTGAGAATGGCGAAATCTCACTGGACACCAAGGTGCGCATTTCCTCAAAGGCAGCGGCGGAACCGCCGTCCAAGCTGGGGCTGGTGGCCGGTCAGCGCATCAAACTGCGCTACCTGATCCGTGCGGCGGCGGTGAAATCCGCCAATGACGCGGCAACCGCCATCGGCGAAGCGATTTCAGGGTCCGAGGCGGCCTTTGCCCGTCGGATGAACCGCACCGCCAAAGCGCTGGGGATGAGCCGCACCACCTTCAAGAACGCCCATGGCCTGACCGAGAAAGGCCACATGTCCACCGCCCGCGATATGACCACGCTGGGGCGGCATATCTTTTATGACTACCCCGACTACTACAATCTGTTCTCCCGTCGTTCGACCCATGCCGGGATCAAAACGGTGAACAACACCAACCGCCGCCTGCTGGCCAACTATCGCGGCGCCGATGGGATCAAGACCGGCTACACCCGCGCGGCGGGCTTTAACCTTGTCGCCTCGGCCGAGCGGGGCAGTGAACGTATCATCGCCACGGTGTTTGGCGGACGCTCCACCGCCACCCGCAACGCCCGGGTGGCCGAGCTGTTGGATATGGGGTTCCAAAAGTCCAAGACCCGCGTCGCGGTACGCAAACCCGCGCGCCCCGTCTATAGTGCAGAGCCCGGCACCGGCAAGATCATTCGCACGGTCACCACCGTCAAACGCAGCCTGAGGCCGGTGGCCCGCCCCGGATCTGGCACAGGATCTGGCTCGGAGAAAGCGAAAGATCCGGTGTTGCTGGCGCTGGGAGATGAGATCAATAAAGCCGTTGCCGAAGCCAATAGCACCAAACGCCCGAAAGCGCGGATGGAGGCCAAGGATGTGGTTCTGGCCAGCACCGACCCCACCGCCAGCCTGGCCGCTGCAGTGGAAGAGACGGAAACAACGGATGACGGCCAGGAGGTGGTCAGCCGCCTGTCGACCTCAGGCGGCAATCACTGGGGCATCAACGTTGGCCGCTTCCCCAGCCGCTATGCGGCGGAACGGATGCTGCTGAAAACCGCGCTGACCGAGATGAGCACACTGGATGGATCGCTGCGCAAAGTGGTGAAACGCAAAAGCGGCTTTGACGCCCAATTCATGGGCATGCCGCGCGAAAAAGCCGATCTGGCCTGCCGCCGCCTGCAGGCCCGTCAGGTGACCTGTTTCATGGTTGGGCCGGGGTAA
- the ccoS gene encoding cbb3-type cytochrome oxidase assembly protein CcoS, with translation MEILAYLIPISLFLGGVGLAAFVYTVRSNQYDDPDGNSQRILSTEYDDKPKS, from the coding sequence ATGGAAATCCTCGCCTATCTGATCCCGATCTCACTGTTTTTGGGCGGCGTGGGACTGGCGGCCTTTGTCTACACGGTGCGCAGCAACCAATATGATGATCCCGACGGCAACAGTCAGCGGATCCTCAGCACCGAATATGACGACAAGCCGAAAAGCTGA
- a CDS encoding heavy metal translocating P-type ATPase, whose translation MTEALRPQVAACPACVAAPSAEAIAASAAPKEARLALSVPAVHCAACISTVEKALAAVPGVHSARVNLTLKRALVEADPEVDATPLITALEGVGYEAHELDAGALSATETDKAGRELLMRLAVAGFASMNVMLLSVSVWSGAEDATRDLFHWISAAIALPTIVFSGQPFFRNAFAALRARRLNMDVPIVLAIVLAVATSLWETSLSGEHAYFDAALTLVFFLLAGRYLDHRTRAVARSAAEELAALEVPRAILLRDGQEHQVAVSEVQVGDLVLVRPGGRMPVDGEIAQGTSEIDRSLLTGETLPVFATAGQTVSTGEVNLTGPLTLRATAVGKDTSLHQMAELVAIAESGRSRYTSLADSAAKLYAPGVHILSALSFLGWLIYSGDMRTSLNIAAAVLIITCPCALGLAVPAVTTAASGRLFRKGMLIKDSTALERLAQVDTVVFDKTGTLTAGTPELTNLADHDATALQVALGLAEGSAHPLSQSLSAAARAAGVEPAALTDLREVPGYGAEASWGNKQVRLGRGAWVGAPNGTISNAMTVAWLAIEGQAPVPFTFTDRLRAGAAEAVRDLQAAGKEVLLMSGDTSGAVEALADRLGIQHWMAEALPADKAARIDHMTQQGKKVLMVGDGLNDTAALSAAHVSISPASALDAARVASDIVLLGGDLTPIADALDTAQSATKRIRENFQIATLYNVIAVPIAVIGLATPLVAALAMSTSSITVSLNALRLR comes from the coding sequence ATGACCGAAGCCCTCCGCCCTCAAGTGGCCGCTTGCCCGGCCTGTGTTGCTGCCCCCTCCGCCGAGGCGATTGCCGCCAGCGCCGCCCCGAAAGAGGCGCGATTGGCCCTTTCGGTGCCTGCCGTGCATTGTGCGGCCTGTATCTCCACGGTGGAGAAAGCATTGGCAGCGGTGCCGGGGGTGCATTCGGCGCGGGTCAACCTGACCCTCAAACGGGCTTTGGTGGAGGCTGATCCCGAGGTGGACGCCACCCCGCTGATCACCGCGCTGGAGGGTGTGGGCTATGAAGCGCATGAGCTGGACGCCGGCGCGCTGAGCGCAACCGAAACCGACAAGGCCGGGCGGGAACTGCTGATGCGCCTTGCGGTGGCGGGCTTTGCCTCGATGAATGTGATGCTGCTGTCGGTTTCGGTCTGGTCGGGGGCAGAGGATGCAACCCGCGATCTGTTCCACTGGATCTCAGCCGCGATTGCCTTGCCGACCATCGTCTTTTCCGGCCAGCCGTTTTTCCGCAATGCCTTTGCCGCTCTGCGGGCGCGGCGGCTGAACATGGATGTGCCGATTGTGCTGGCCATTGTGCTGGCGGTGGCAACCTCGCTCTGGGAAACCTCGCTGTCGGGGGAACACGCCTATTTTGACGCCGCCCTGACCCTTGTCTTCTTCCTGCTGGCGGGCCGTTATCTGGATCACCGCACCCGCGCAGTGGCCCGATCCGCCGCCGAAGAACTGGCCGCGCTGGAGGTGCCGCGCGCCATCCTGCTGCGCGACGGGCAGGAACATCAGGTTGCTGTGTCTGAGGTGCAGGTGGGCGATCTGGTCCTAGTGCGCCCCGGCGGCCGGATGCCGGTCGACGGTGAGATTGCCCAGGGTACCTCTGAAATTGACCGCTCCCTGCTGACCGGGGAAACGCTGCCGGTCTTTGCCACCGCGGGCCAGACGGTTTCAACAGGGGAGGTCAACCTGACCGGCCCCCTGACCCTGCGCGCCACTGCAGTTGGCAAGGACACCTCGCTGCATCAGATGGCGGAACTGGTGGCGATCGCTGAATCCGGCCGATCACGCTACACCTCGCTGGCGGACAGTGCGGCCAAACTCTACGCGCCGGGGGTTCATATCCTATCTGCGCTCAGCTTCCTGGGCTGGCTGATCTACTCCGGTGACATGCGCACCTCACTCAACATTGCGGCGGCGGTTTTGATCATCACCTGCCCCTGTGCGCTGGGTCTTGCAGTGCCCGCGGTGACCACCGCGGCCTCGGGCCGGCTGTTCCGCAAGGGGATGCTGATCAAGGATTCCACCGCGCTGGAACGTCTGGCGCAGGTCGACACGGTGGTCTTTGACAAAACCGGCACGCTGACCGCAGGCACCCCTGAGCTGACAAACCTCGCCGATCATGACGCAACCGCCCTGCAGGTGGCGCTTGGCCTTGCCGAAGGCTCCGCCCACCCGCTGTCACAATCCCTCTCCGCCGCCGCCCGCGCCGCCGGGGTGGAACCCGCCGCCCTGACCGACCTGCGCGAGGTGCCGGGCTACGGGGCTGAGGCCAGTTGGGGCAACAAACAGGTCCGTCTGGGACGCGGCGCCTGGGTTGGCGCGCCCAATGGGACGATCAGCAATGCCATGACCGTGGCGTGGCTGGCGATTGAGGGGCAGGCGCCCGTGCCCTTTACCTTCACCGATCGGCTGCGCGCCGGGGCTGCGGAGGCGGTGCGCGATCTGCAGGCCGCGGGCAAGGAGGTCCTCCTGATGTCCGGTGACACCTCCGGCGCGGTTGAGGCACTGGCGGATCGTCTGGGCATCCAGCATTGGATGGCCGAAGCGCTGCCCGCCGACAAAGCTGCCCGTATCGATCATATGACTCAGCAGGGCAAAAAGGTGCTGATGGTGGGCGATGGCCTGAATGACACCGCCGCGCTGAGCGCCGCACATGTCTCCATCTCCCCTGCGTCAGCACTGGATGCGGCCCGCGTGGCCTCAGATATCGTCCTGCTCGGCGGCGACCTCACACCGATTGCAGATGCTTTGGACACGGCGCAGTCCGCCACCAAACGTATCCGCGAGAACTTTCAAATTGCGACGCTTTACAACGTTATCGCTGTGCCGATCGCTGTCATCGGCCTTGCCACCCCTCTGGTGGCGGCCTTGGCGATGTCGACCAGCTCGATTACAGTGTCGCTGAACGCGTTGCGGCTGCGCTGA
- a CDS encoding FixH family protein has translation MAKELTGKHVLLIFVVAFGTIIAVNLTLAFNAVSTFPGLEVKNSYVASQHFDERKAAQEALGWTVAGTHEAGLLRLTITGADGAPVEVAELQATLGRATHVADDLEPNLVFDGTAYVARLDIDDGNWNIRMKAKAQDGTEFVQRVILDVIR, from the coding sequence ATGGCCAAGGAACTGACCGGCAAACATGTCTTGCTCATTTTTGTCGTCGCCTTCGGGACCATCATTGCGGTGAACCTGACACTTGCCTTCAACGCCGTCAGCACGTTTCCCGGCCTTGAGGTGAAAAACAGCTACGTGGCATCGCAGCACTTTGATGAACGCAAAGCCGCGCAAGAGGCGCTGGGATGGACTGTCGCCGGCACGCATGAGGCGGGTCTGCTGCGCCTGACCATCACAGGTGCGGATGGGGCCCCGGTTGAGGTGGCTGAACTGCAGGCAACGCTGGGCCGGGCCACCCATGTGGCCGATGATCTGGAGCCGAACCTTGTGTTTGATGGCACCGCATATGTCGCCAGATTGGACATCGATGATGGCAACTGGAACATTCGCATGAAGGCCAAAGCGCAGGACGGCACCGAATTTGTGCAGCGCGTTATTCTGGATGTGATCAGGTAA